The stretch of DNA GGACCACGAGAACGAGAAAGAGCCAGGGGAGCACCGTCGAAAACAGCGCGCGTCCGCGAGCGACCCCGACAGTGAGAAGTTGCTGTGGCGCTGGCGCGGCGGTCGGAACGTCGCCGATCGTCGGTCCCTCGGGGAGCGTGGTTCGGAGTCGAGACATCGCGCCGCGTAGCGGTCCGACGAGGCCGGCTCGGGTCGCCAGCGCGGTCACGCTGTCCCAGACGAACGGCGGGTAAAACGGGACGAGTGCAGTGACGACGACCAGCGGAAAGATCCCGATTCGCATCGTCACGAGCATGCCAAGATGCATGCCGGCGTACGCCATCGCGAGTGCCATTCGCAGCCGACCGGTGAGGAGGATCAACAGTGGTGAACTGAGCAAGAGCGCCGCCCACAGGTACGTCATCAGTTGCAGTAGCTCGGAGTGCCCAGCGAGGACATCGCCGAGCAGGTACGTGAACTGATAGTCGAGACTGAAGACGTAGACGACTGCCTCCCCGTTGAACCACATCTCGCCTCGACTCTTGTGGATCGCGTTCACGACGTACATGGCAACGACCTGGAGCAACAGTGCCATCGTCGCCACGTTCGAGACGGTCGCTCGCGACTCGTCAGCGTGGCGAGCGTCGACGGCCCACCGCTTACCCAGCGGCAGGAACATCGCCCAGAACAACAGGACGCGAAGCAACACGTCCCCTCCGTTGAGAACCATTGGATTCCGGACGTGTAGTGAGACGAGCAACAGCCACGAACAGACCGTCGCGAACCGGGTTCGATACCCGACGGTCATCGCGACCGCAAAGACGGCGGCGACGACGAACAACAGCGCGATCGCCCACGTCTCGCCTGAGATCGCGTGCAGCGAGTACACGTTCGAATAGTCCGAGAACAGGGCCGCTCGTGGGAGCACCCCTGAGTCCGTGTAGAACGCCTCGAGATTCCGCGACCGGAGTACGAGATCGGTGAGCAACAGGAGCCCGAGCGCGATCCGAAATGCAGCCAGCGCTCGTGTGTCGATCGCGAATCGATTCGCAATCCCAGCCGAGAGTCGATCAACGGCACCCGAAAGCCGGCGGCGTACGTCAGTTGAAGAGCTTCGTTCTTGCATCGTCTGGACTAGATATTCGGTGTCCCGACCAGATCGGCATAAGCTTGGTGTATGGTGAAATTCACCTTTGACCTACCAACCATCTCAGGTCCCAACGCGCGGTGATTGGACGGTGCCCTGAACGACGATCACTCCGTGCCGAGAGTCGTTCGATGAGTACCGTGATTCCGGACGAGGATCCGGTCGTCCTGTTCGATGGGGTCTGTCCCCGCTGTACTTGCCTCGTCCAGTTTATCATGCCTCGAGATCCGGACTGGAAATCCACTTCGCGTCCCTCCAGTCCGATACCGGGCAGGAACTGCTCGCCGCGCACGACCCCCCGATGGACCCCCTCGAGTAGATCTGGACCGATGTCTCTGCTCCGACAGTGATGGTCCGACGGTCACGACTGGGGGACAAATCCGTTCGTGGAGGGACAAACAGGGATGGCGTAGCTGGCGCTCATGGATCCGGTCACACCAGCTACGCTAGAACGAAGATTCCGCTCGCTCACGTTCGTTCGCGAGTAGAAAAGCCAGGGCGGGGATTTGAACCCCGGAAGTCTCGATTACAAGTCGAGTGCATGAACCGCCCATGCTCCCCTGGCGCTGGCTGTTGATTAGCCGTCCTCCTTTGAATGTGTATCGTTTTCGTCCCGGTTTTCGAGCGACCGTGACATCGTTACCCGGAACTCGTCGTACCCCTCGCGACGATAGAACCGACGGGCAGCCTCGTTGTCGGCCATCACCTCGAGCAACACCTCGTCGGCACCGCGCTCGGCGGTCGCTTCCTCGGCAGCCTCGAGCAACGCGGCCCCGATCCCGCGGTCGCGGAAGGCGGGTTCGACGTAGATGTTCGAGAGCAGCCCGCGGGTGCTGTCGAGTTCGAGGGAGCCACGCTCGAGCGTGACCGAGGCGAAACCGACGATCTCGCCTGCAAGCCGGGCGACGAGGAGGCCGTCGTTGATCTGGTAGGCCGCAAGCGTCTCGCGCATGGTGTCGCGGTTCGAATCGGCGCGGACGGCCGAGTCGTGGCGGCGCTGGTCGCGGGCGAGTTGGACCCACAGGTCGGTGACCGTCTCGAGATCGTCTCGCGTGGCGAGTTCAATCGTCGGCTGCGGGTTGTTCGGGGGCATTCTCGAGTGCGGTCACGGCGGGGAGCGGTTCGGCGGTGAGCATCCGCAGGGCAGCGCCGCCGCCGGTGCTGACGTGGGAGAAGCCCTCGACACCGAGTTGGCGCAGGGCGGAGGCGGTGTCGCCGCCGCCGACGATACTCATGGGTCGGTCCGTGGCGGCACCGAACAGCTGTCTGGTGCCCGTCTCGAAGCACTCGTCCTCGAAGACGCCGGCGGGGCCGTTGAGGATCACCGTCTCCGCGTCCGCGAGGATGCGCTGGTAGTACTCGAGCGTCGACGAGCCGATGTCCATAGCGGCCTCGCCGTCTCCTGGCGGCAAGGCGTTGATCCCGAGTTCGTGGCGCTGGCCGTCGCGGGCGACGGCGACGTCTCGCGGGAGGGCGATCCGATCGCCGTAGGCATCGAGCAAGTCGGCGGCGCGATCGATCTCGTCCCAGTAGCCCTGGTCGTAGATGAAATCGGAACTGGCGTCGCCCAGATCAACGCCGTCGGCGATGAGGAAGACGTTGCCGACGACGCCCGCGGTGAGGACGTGATCGGCCAGTCCTTTCTCGAGGACGGACCAGGCAACGTCGATCGAGTCGGGTACTTTCGCCCCGCCGAGGACGTAGACGCGGGGTTCGGGCGTCTCTTCGATCGAGCCGAGCACGTCGAGTTCGGACTCCATGACACGGCCCGCATAGCCCGGCAGGACGGTCGGAAGACCGACAAGCGAAGGCTGTGAGCGATGGGCCGCCGCGAAGGCGTCGTTGACGTAGGCATCGAGAACCGGCTCGAGGCCCTGCACGAGGTGGGTTCGGGCAGCGCGCTCGGGGTCGAACTCCATGTACTCCTCGCTGTAGAAACGGGTGTTCTCGAGGACGACGCAGTCGCCGTCGTCGAGGTCCCTGACGGCCTCGCGAGCGGCGTCGGTAAACGTTGCATCCACGTAGTCGACGGACTGGCCGAGCAGTTCCGAGAGGCGATCGGCGTGGGGCTCGAGCGTGACGAACTCGTCGCCGCCGGGTCGACCCTGATGGGCGAGGACGGCGACCCGACCGCCACGCGCAACGAGTTCCGAGAGCGTAT from Natrinema sp. HArc-T2 encodes:
- a CDS encoding HTTM domain-containing protein; this translates as MQERSSSTDVRRRLSGAVDRLSAGIANRFAIDTRALAAFRIALGLLLLTDLVLRSRNLEAFYTDSGVLPRAALFSDYSNVYSLHAISGETWAIALLFVVAAVFAVAMTVGYRTRFATVCSWLLLVSLHVRNPMVLNGGDVLLRVLLFWAMFLPLGKRWAVDARHADESRATVSNVATMALLLQVVAMYVVNAIHKSRGEMWFNGEAVVYVFSLDYQFTYLLGDVLAGHSELLQLMTYLWAALLLSSPLLILLTGRLRMALAMAYAGMHLGMLVTMRIGIFPLVVVTALVPFYPPFVWDSVTALATRAGLVGPLRGAMSRLRTTLPEGPTIGDVPTAAPAPQQLLTVGVARGRALFSTVLPWLFLVLVVLSNAQAVGYTDVPEPGEEALEATATEQSWKMFAPEPLGTDGWFLAPAELENGSEVDALHRSELNWGPPASHEDVYPTTRWRKYLANVWGGDNENHRSYLANHLCDRWNGAHETDLERLELYYMAQYSEPYNESEPINSIKLQEYRCDGEFVQD
- a CDS encoding N-acetyltransferase family protein codes for the protein MPPNNPQPTIELATRDDLETVTDLWVQLARDQRRHDSAVRADSNRDTMRETLAAYQINDGLLVARLAGEIVGFASVTLERGSLELDSTRGLLSNIYVEPAFRDRGIGAALLEAAEEATAERGADEVLLEVMADNEAARRFYRREGYDEFRVTMSRSLENRDENDTHSKEDG
- the pgk gene encoding phosphoglycerate kinase → MIATLDDLDVEGTTVGVRVDVNSPIDDDGTLADDARLRAHVDTLSELVARGGRVAVLAHQGRPGGDEFVTLEPHADRLSELLGQSVDYVDATFTDAAREAVRDLDDGDCVVLENTRFYSEEYMEFDPERAARTHLVQGLEPVLDAYVNDAFAAAHRSQPSLVGLPTVLPGYAGRVMESELDVLGSIEETPEPRVYVLGGAKVPDSIDVAWSVLEKGLADHVLTAGVVGNVFLIADGVDLGDASSDFIYDQGYWDEIDRAADLLDAYGDRIALPRDVAVARDGQRHELGINALPPGDGEAAMDIGSSTLEYYQRILADAETVILNGPAGVFEDECFETGTRQLFGAATDRPMSIVGGGDTASALRQLGVEGFSHVSTGGGAALRMLTAEPLPAVTALENAPEQPAADD